AAGTCCATATGCTGATTGCAATAAGAAAAGTAGCTATAAAGCCAAACacctgtgtttatttaaaaacagacattAGTGACATTAATAATATTCTATAATCACATATGTTATTACTAAATATGCACTGCCCAATAAATAGAGTGTAATGCAACAGTAAAGATTCACATTTCTTTCCTCAACCCTACACAAGAAGGCTTTGTAAATTTTCCGGCCAATCAGCAGCATGCATTGCACATATTGGAAGCATAAAAAGGCACTCACAGATCCAGCGATCAAAGCCGAGATCCCATGACTTTTCACAGCAACAACTATAGAGGCAATAAAGACCAGGATTCCTCCCACAGCATAATGTAAAAACTCCTGTGAAAGCAAAAAAGAGCTAATTTGAGATGAAAAAGCAGCATAAACTTTCTGAAAGATTAAAAAGAGACCTACTGCCATGATCTTCGGTGAGAAGATGTGTAAGTGAAATGTTAACAGTGCTGACTTACCGTCAATGTCCAGTTGATGCAAGTGATTTTGCTTTGAAGTCGAAACAAATACATGAGGAAGAAGATTAAGAAGACGATGAGAAACCATGCAGTGACCACCTCAAAGTAGCGGTAGCCAGAGTAACTGAACCCCTTACAGTACACACAAAGGAAAGCAATCAGGAGGATCACCTGCAAAAATCAGAGGTAgtaaatttcatttaaagattCTTGTGCCCTTCACAGGAAATACTAATACTTTTACTTCGACACAAAGAACAAAGTAGCAATGCTTTTGCTCAGTAAAACCTTGGATTTCACCAacttagtaaataaaaaaaaaaagtacctggaCAACGAGAAGTGAAGTTTCTGTTCATTTCTTTAgtaatattatgtttttcatatttttaatttaaatgtctgttttttaaattaatttacattaaatttttaaaaataaaataataatttcatatttaagaactataaatgtaaaaaaaattacttttttaaaccgtgattttttttaaattaatgactaaacatttaattattgtccTATTTCTGCTTCTTAGTGTAATATTATCATTAGaattcaacaataaaaatatatgcatgataaatatttttaaaataatatcaaaacaataatattactctagttttgaaatcatatttatttagtgCTATATTAccattaaatactgtaaaaatatgatgcatttcccACTTTGTTGCATAGAAGtgttaaataattaatgcaaataCTAAAAAATCACAGGTTTCTTTTCCTGTGAACACTG
This genomic stretch from Cyprinus carpio isolate SPL01 chromosome B16, ASM1834038v1, whole genome shotgun sequence harbors:
- the LOC109104892 gene encoding CKLF-like MARVEL transmembrane domain-containing protein 7; translation: MPHTIVTTTSTTTTTTSSSDGGFCNIGYARSFQGLLKIGQVVILLIAFLCVYCKGFSYSGYRYFEVVTAWFLIVFLIFFLMYLFRLQSKITCINWTLTEFLHYAVGGILVFIASIVVAVKSHGISALIAGSVFGFIATFLIAISIWTSYKVTCGSQPTGAAV